Genomic DNA from Candidatus Bathyarchaeota archaeon:
TCTATAATTAGCGCACTCTTTCCTATAGATAGGCATCTATTAATAAAACGGTTTTTCAGAATTCCTCATAATTATTACATAATTTATTCAGAATCTGACCATATTCCACATCTAATTTATATAGGAAGCACAAATTTATTAAAAAAAAGCTGATTAGGTTTACTGAAAATAATAATCTTACCAATAACCAAGAGGTAAATCAAGTGTCAGCTTATACCGGTTCAATAAAGTATCTGCTTGGATGGCTAATTACAGACAGAAAGGGTGTGCGCTTATCTACTTTTTAAAAAATCCTTGGTGTGAGCTTTGTTTTCTCAAAGAAAAGTAAAGAATACTATAGTTAATTTACTAAAAAACAATCTTGGATTACACAGTAGAGAGAAAGTACTTATACTTACAGACATACCAACTCTTAAAAATCGGAATAATAAATCTTTAATTGAACTGAATAATTCTGTTGAGAGATCAATTTTTGCGAAATTTTTTCATGAGTTCGCATCAAAAAGTTTTCCAGATAATAGATTTGAATTCTATGCTTTTCCATCTAAAGGCAGGTACGGTGCTAATCCGGGAAAGAGAATTGGAGAGAAAATGATAAATTCAGACGTAGTAATTGCGATGACTTCCTACTCTTTGACTCATACTGACTCATGTGAAAATGCAATAAAATCTGGTGCAAGAATCGCTAGTATGCCATCTTTCTTACCTAGCATGTTTTATCCAGATGGAAGTTTAAGTGTAGATTATATTAAGATGAGTAAAGTAACCATAAAATTAACCAGATTACTCTCGAATTCTAAAGAAGCAAGGATCTATAGTGAAAAAGGAACTAATCTAGAATTCAATCTTAAGAATAGAAAAGCAAAAACAGATACAGGGGTGCTTAGGGATAAGGGAAGTTTAGGAAATCTGCCTGCTGGAGAAACCTTCATAGCTCCTCTTGAAAGAACTGCAACAGGAAAGGCGATAATTCCTAAAGAATGGTTTCCAGGACTTAAAAGGGATCTAGAGATCATAGTAAAGAACGGAAAAGTTGTCGATTTAAAAGGCGATAGTGAGACAACAAATCAATTCAATGAGATTTT
This window encodes:
- a CDS encoding aminopeptidase, which codes for MFSQRKVKNTIVNLLKNNLGLHSREKVLILTDIPTLKNRNNKSLIELNNSVERSIFAKFFHEFASKSFPDNRFEFYAFPSKGRYGANPGKRIGEKMINSDVVIAMTSYSLTHTDSCENAIKSGARIASMPSFLPSMFYPDGSLSVDYIKMSKVTIKLTRLLSNSKEARIYSEKGTNLEFNLKNRKAKTDTGVLRDKGSLGNLPAGETFIAPLERTATGKAIIPKEWFPGLKRDLEIIVKNGKVVDLKGDSETTNQFNEILCLNDGDSFLASRRVIAELGIGTNPKAKLFNNILEAEKIKGTVHFAIGDNSHFGGKNKSDFHQDFIIPKATLILDNKKIIHNGRILIN